The proteins below are encoded in one region of Paramisgurnus dabryanus chromosome 2, PD_genome_1.1, whole genome shotgun sequence:
- the serpine1 gene encoding plasminogen activator inhibitor 1, translating into MQYPGMLVIFALCGSSLCNLVQDKQTDFGLRVFSEAAQSAPDKNLALSPYGISSVLGMAQLGAHGSTIQLLASKMGFNLQARGMPKQQRLLQRDLASEDGVEIANGVMVDRKVVLEKIFRHSLRKAFQSAPHQINFNQPEHARQVINSWVSDHTGEMIPEFLQSGVLSEETRLVLLNALHFHGLWKMPFDPKLTVEQLFYTVNGSAVSVPMMKTLQKLNYGDFVTADGVDYDVIEVPYEQESLSMFLVTPFERDVPLVALNQELTSSKIKQWRNEMRRVNKQLAIPRFSMDTEIDLKSTLTKMGLGDLFSQSKADFSRITTEEPLCISKVLQRVKIEVNEEGTKGSSATAAVIYARMAVEEITLDRPFYFLIQHKPTGAMLFMGQVNQPHEH; encoded by the exons ATGCAGTACCCAGGTATGTTGGTGATCTTCGCCCTTTGCGGCTCCAGCTTGTGCAACCTCGTCCAGGATAAACAGACAGATTTTGGGCTGCGAGTGTTTTCTGAAGCTGCTCAATCGGCCCCAGACAAAAACTTGGCTCTCTCTCCATATGGCATCTCATCGGTGCTTGGAATGGCTCAGCTGGGTGCCCATGGCAGCACCATTCAACTGCTTGCCTCCAAGATGGGCTTCAATTTGCAAG CACGAGGAATGCCAAAGCAGCAGAGGCTTCTTCAGAGAGATCTGGCCAGTGAGGATGGAGTAGAAATTGCTAATGGTGTCATGGTAGACAGGAAAGTAGTCTTGGAAAAGATCTTTAGACACAGCCTGCGCAAAGCCTTCCAAAGCGCCCCACACCAAATAAACTTCAACCAGCCAGAACATGCCCGCCAGGTGATCAACTCCTGGGTATCTGACCACACTGGTG AAATGATTCCTGAGTTCCTCCAATCTGGTGTGCTGAGTGAGGAGACACGCTTAGTCCTGTTGAATGCTCTTCACTTTCATGGACTTTGGAAGATGCCTTTTGACCCCAAACTGACTGTGGAACAGCTCTTCTACAcagtaaatggcagtgctgtatCTGTTCCAATGATGAAGACACTTCAAAAACTCAACTATG GTGACTTTGTGACTGCAGACGGTGTGGACTATGATGTCATTGAGGTGCCCTATGAGCAGGAATCACTAAGTATGTTTCTGGTGACACCATTTGAGAGGGATGTGCCTCTGGTGGCTTTAAACCAAGAGCTGACCAGTAGCAAGATTAAACAATGGAGAAACGagatgagaagagttaacaagCAACTAGCCATTCCAAG GTTTTCAATGGATACAGAAATTGACCTGAAGTCCACACTGACTAAAATGGGACTTGGAGACCTCTTCAGTCAGAGCAAAGCTGATTTCTCTCGCATCACCA CTGAGGAACCATTATGCATATCCAAGGTCCTTCAGAGAGTAAAAATTGAGGTTAATGAAGAAGGAACCAAAGGCTCATCTGCCACAG CTGCTGTCATTTATGCTCGCATGGCTGTAGAGGAAATCACACTTGATCGGCCGTTCTACTTCCTAATTCAACACAAGCCAACTG GTGCGATGTTATTCATGGGTCAGGTTAATCAGCCACATGAACACTAA